One window of the Rissa tridactyla isolate bRisTri1 chromosome 9, bRisTri1.patW.cur.20221130, whole genome shotgun sequence genome contains the following:
- the MOSPD1 gene encoding motile sperm domain-containing protein 1 isoform X4, which translates to MQQQKRQPELVEGNLPVFVFPTELIFYADDQSTHKQVLTLYNPYEFALKFKVLCTTPNKYAVVDATGSVKPQCCVDIVIRHRDVRASYYGVIDKFRLQVSEQSQRKALGKKEIIATLLPSAKEQQQQKEEEEKRIKEHLAESVFFEQTLCQPENRTASSGPSLLTVFLGIVCIAALMLPTLGEMESLVPLYLHLSVNQKLVAAYVLGLITMVILRT; encoded by the exons ATGCAGCAACAAAAAAGACAGCCAGAGTTAGTGGAAGGAAAtcttcctgtttttgtttttcctacagAACTTATATTTTATGCAGATGACCAGTCAACACACAAGCAGGTGTTGACTCTATATAACCCCTATGAGTTTGCCTTAAAATTCAAAG TTCTTTGTACAACTCCAAATAAATATGCGGTGGTTGATGCTACTGGTTCTGTGAAGCCTCAGTGCTGTGTTGATAT TGTGATTCGTCACAGAGATGTTCGGGCTTCTTACTATGGCGTGATAGATAAATTCCGTCTACAAGTGTCTGAGCAGAGCCAGAGGAAAGCATTAGGGAAAAAGGAGATTATTGCTACACTACTTCCATCTGcaaaggaacaacaacaacaaaaggaagaggaagaaaaacgaATAAAAGAACACCTGGCTGAAAGTGTCTTTTTTGAGCAGACTTTGTGTCAACCAG aaaacagaactgCCTCGTCGGGACCTAGTTTACTAACAGTCTTCCTAGGAATAGTGTGTATTGCAGCACTAATGCTACCTACATTGGGGGAAATGGAATCCCTGGTGCCTCTCTACCTCCACTTAAGTGTGAATCAAAAGTTAGTAGCTGCTTATGTTTTAG GTCTCATCACCATGGTTATTTTGAGAACATGA
- the MOSPD1 gene encoding motile sperm domain-containing protein 1 isoform X2, whose protein sequence is MQQQKRQPELVEGNLPVFVFPTELIFYADDQSTHKQVLTLYNPYEFALKFKVLCTTPNKYAVVDATGSVKPQCCVDIVIRHRDVRASYYGVIDKFRLQVSEQSQRKALGKKEIIATLLPSAKEQQQQKEEEEKRIKEHLAESVFFEQTLCQPENRTASSGPSLLTVFLGIVCIAALMLPTLGEMESLVPLYLHLSVNQKLVAAYVLVLNSCLSGLITMVILRT, encoded by the exons ATGCAGCAACAAAAAAGACAGCCAGAGTTAGTGGAAGGAAAtcttcctgtttttgtttttcctacagAACTTATATTTTATGCAGATGACCAGTCAACACACAAGCAGGTGTTGACTCTATATAACCCCTATGAGTTTGCCTTAAAATTCAAAG TTCTTTGTACAACTCCAAATAAATATGCGGTGGTTGATGCTACTGGTTCTGTGAAGCCTCAGTGCTGTGTTGATAT TGTGATTCGTCACAGAGATGTTCGGGCTTCTTACTATGGCGTGATAGATAAATTCCGTCTACAAGTGTCTGAGCAGAGCCAGAGGAAAGCATTAGGGAAAAAGGAGATTATTGCTACACTACTTCCATCTGcaaaggaacaacaacaacaaaaggaagaggaagaaaaacgaATAAAAGAACACCTGGCTGAAAGTGTCTTTTTTGAGCAGACTTTGTGTCAACCAG aaaacagaactgCCTCGTCGGGACCTAGTTTACTAACAGTCTTCCTAGGAATAGTGTGTATTGCAGCACTAATGCTACCTACATTGGGGGAAATGGAATCCCTGGTGCCTCTCTACCTCCACTTAAGTGTGAATCAAAAGTTAGTAGCTGCTTATGTTTTAG TTCTTAATTCTTGTCTTTCAGGTCTCATCACCATGGTTATTTTGAGAACATGA
- the MOSPD1 gene encoding motile sperm domain-containing protein 1 isoform X5 — MAAGGGGELSAAVPAAIATTLPAARAAGGGADNRRPRRGVIRHRDVRASYYGVIDKFRLQVSEQSQRKALGKKEIIATLLPSAKEQQQQKEEEEKRIKEHLAESVFFEQTLCQPENRTASSGPSLLTVFLGIVCIAALMLPTLGEMESLVPLYLHLSVNQKLVAAYVLDLKSSHSKLTSPVPLPGRNEDLKERS, encoded by the exons ATggccgccggcggggggggggagttgtCCGCCGCCGTCCCGGCAGCCATAGCGACGACGCTACCTGCGGCgagggcggccggcgggggcgcGGACAATAGGCGGCCCCGGAGGGG TGTGATTCGTCACAGAGATGTTCGGGCTTCTTACTATGGCGTGATAGATAAATTCCGTCTACAAGTGTCTGAGCAGAGCCAGAGGAAAGCATTAGGGAAAAAGGAGATTATTGCTACACTACTTCCATCTGcaaaggaacaacaacaacaaaaggaagaggaagaaaaacgaATAAAAGAACACCTGGCTGAAAGTGTCTTTTTTGAGCAGACTTTGTGTCAACCAG aaaacagaactgCCTCGTCGGGACCTAGTTTACTAACAGTCTTCCTAGGAATAGTGTGTATTGCAGCACTAATGCTACCTACATTGGGGGAAATGGAATCCCTGGTGCCTCTCTACCTCCACTTAAGTGTGAATCAAAAGTTAGTAGCTGCTTATGTTTTAG ATTTGAAGAGCAGTCACTCTAAACTCACTTCTCCTGTCCCACTACCTGGCAGAAATGAGGATTTAAAGGAAAGGAGCTAG
- the MOSPD1 gene encoding motile sperm domain-containing protein 1 isoform X1, producing MQQQKRQPELVEGNLPVFVFPTELIFYADDQSTHKQVLTLYNPYEFALKFKVLCTTPNKYAVVDATGSVKPQCCVDIVIRHRDVRASYYGVIDKFRLQVSEQSQRKALGKKEIIATLLPSAKEQQQQKEEEEKRIKEHLAESVFFEQTLCQPENRTASSGPSLLTVFLGIVCIAALMLPTLGEMESLVPLYLHLSVNQKLVAAYVLDLKSSHSKLTSPVPLPGRNEDLKERS from the exons ATGCAGCAACAAAAAAGACAGCCAGAGTTAGTGGAAGGAAAtcttcctgtttttgtttttcctacagAACTTATATTTTATGCAGATGACCAGTCAACACACAAGCAGGTGTTGACTCTATATAACCCCTATGAGTTTGCCTTAAAATTCAAAG TTCTTTGTACAACTCCAAATAAATATGCGGTGGTTGATGCTACTGGTTCTGTGAAGCCTCAGTGCTGTGTTGATAT TGTGATTCGTCACAGAGATGTTCGGGCTTCTTACTATGGCGTGATAGATAAATTCCGTCTACAAGTGTCTGAGCAGAGCCAGAGGAAAGCATTAGGGAAAAAGGAGATTATTGCTACACTACTTCCATCTGcaaaggaacaacaacaacaaaaggaagaggaagaaaaacgaATAAAAGAACACCTGGCTGAAAGTGTCTTTTTTGAGCAGACTTTGTGTCAACCAG aaaacagaactgCCTCGTCGGGACCTAGTTTACTAACAGTCTTCCTAGGAATAGTGTGTATTGCAGCACTAATGCTACCTACATTGGGGGAAATGGAATCCCTGGTGCCTCTCTACCTCCACTTAAGTGTGAATCAAAAGTTAGTAGCTGCTTATGTTTTAG ATTTGAAGAGCAGTCACTCTAAACTCACTTCTCCTGTCCCACTACCTGGCAGAAATGAGGATTTAAAGGAAAGGAGCTAG
- the MOSPD1 gene encoding motile sperm domain-containing protein 1 isoform X3 has translation MQQQKRQPELVEGNLPVFVFPTELIFYADDQSTHKQVLTLYNPYEFALKFKVLCTTPNKYAVVDATGSVKPQCCVDIVIRHRDVRASYYGVIDKFRLQVSEQSQRKALGKKEIIATLLPSAKEQQQQKEEEEKRIKEHLAESVFFEQTLCQPENRTASSGPSLLTVFLGIVCIAALMLPTLGEMESLVPLYLHLSVNQKLVAAYVLAQMSWSERLHSLPC, from the exons ATGCAGCAACAAAAAAGACAGCCAGAGTTAGTGGAAGGAAAtcttcctgtttttgtttttcctacagAACTTATATTTTATGCAGATGACCAGTCAACACACAAGCAGGTGTTGACTCTATATAACCCCTATGAGTTTGCCTTAAAATTCAAAG TTCTTTGTACAACTCCAAATAAATATGCGGTGGTTGATGCTACTGGTTCTGTGAAGCCTCAGTGCTGTGTTGATAT TGTGATTCGTCACAGAGATGTTCGGGCTTCTTACTATGGCGTGATAGATAAATTCCGTCTACAAGTGTCTGAGCAGAGCCAGAGGAAAGCATTAGGGAAAAAGGAGATTATTGCTACACTACTTCCATCTGcaaaggaacaacaacaacaaaaggaagaggaagaaaaacgaATAAAAGAACACCTGGCTGAAAGTGTCTTTTTTGAGCAGACTTTGTGTCAACCAG aaaacagaactgCCTCGTCGGGACCTAGTTTACTAACAGTCTTCCTAGGAATAGTGTGTATTGCAGCACTAATGCTACCTACATTGGGGGAAATGGAATCCCTGGTGCCTCTCTACCTCCACTTAAGTGTGAATCAAAAGTTAGTAGCTGCTTATGTTTTAG cCCAGATGAGCTGGTCCGAAAGGCTCCATTCACTACCTTGTTGA